Proteins encoded in a region of the Muntiacus reevesi chromosome 21, mMunRee1.1, whole genome shotgun sequence genome:
- the LOC136152437 gene encoding keratin-associated protein 13-1-like, which produces MPYSCCSGNFSSCSLGSYRRYPCSSFPSNLVYSADLCSPTSRRLGSSLCSQETCCEPVRTQTFRVVSRPCQTSCCRPKTLRFFSPCQTTLPVSLGFRSSSCSSLSSGSRSCYAGGCGSRGFRRLGYGICGFPSLSRGSGFCRPTYFSSSSCHSSCYRPTCGSGFYRSIC; this is translated from the coding sequence ATGCCCTACAGCTGCTGCTCTGGAAACTTCTCTTCTTGCTCCCTTGGGAGCTACCGGCGCTACCCATGCTCCTCCTTCCCCAGCAACCTGGTCTACAGCGCTGACCTCTGCTCTCCCACCTCCCGCCGGCTGGGCTCCTCTCTCTGCAGCCAGGAGACCTGCTGTGAGCCCGTCAGAACCCAGACATTCCGTGTGGTGTCCCGTCCCTGCCAGACGTCCTGCTGCCGCCCGAAGACCCTCAGGTTCTTCAGTCCCTGCCAGACGACTCTCCCTGTGTCTCTGGGCTTCAGGtccagtagctgcagctccctcAGCTCTGGATCCAGAAGCTGCTACGCAGGGGGCTGTGGATCCCGTGGCTTCAGACGCCTGGGCTATGGCATCTGTGGCTTCCCTTCCCTGAGCCGTGGATCCGGATTCTGCCGTCCAACCTACTTTTCGTCCAGTAGCTGCCATTCATCATGTTACAGACCAACCTGTGGATCTGGCTTCTATCGTTCAATTTGTTGA
- the LOC136152442 gene encoding keratin-associated protein 13-1-like: MSYNCCSGNFSSRSLGDHLRYSGASCGSSFPSNLVYSADLCSPSPCQLGSSLCSQETCCEPIRTQTVVSRPCQTSCCRPRTSTFFSPCQTTLPGSLGFGSSNFQSVGHVFPSLGFGSGGFQSVGHSPNIFSSLSCRSSFYRPTFSSRSGRCLSFQPTCGSGFY; encoded by the coding sequence ATGTCCTACAACTGCTGctctggaaacttctcctcccGCTCCCTCGGGGACCACCTGCGCTACTCAGGCGCCTCCTGTGGCTCCTCCTTCCCCAGCAACCTGGTCTACAGCGCTGAcctctgctctcccagccccTGCCAGCTGGGCTCCTCTCTCTGCAGCCAGGAGACCTGCTGTGAGCCCATCAGGACCCAGACGGTGGTGTCCCGTCCCTGCCAGACGTCCTGCTGCCGCCCGAGGACCTCCACGTTCTTCAGTCCCTGCCAGACGACTCTCCCTGGGTCTCTGGGCTTCGGTTCCAGCAACTTTCAATCTGTTGGTCATGTCTTCCCATCTCTGGGGTTTGGATCCGGTGGTTTCCAATCAGTGGGTCATAGCCCCAACATTTTCTCATCCCTAAGTTGTAGATCCAGCTTTTACCGTCCGACCTTCTCTTCTAGGAGTGGCCGGTGTCTTTCTTTCCAACCGACCTGTGGATCTGGCTTCTACTAA